The Gemmatimonadaceae bacterium sequence ACAGCTGGTTGAAACCGTGACGCGTTTGGCCCGGCTGAACGCCCGATCATTCATGGAACAGCCCTGCATCTGGCAGCTCGAGCCGGGTCGTTATAGTTTGTTAGGCGGCACCATACTGGCCCCCGGCGTGGAGGGAACGTGAAATTGATCGTGTTGGCCCTGGCCGCGACGGCAGTCGCCTGTTCGAGCTCAACCGGCCCGCAGACGCCGTCGTTCGATGGCACCTGGTCGCTCGTGTCGGTGAACGGAGCGGCGTTGCCCGACACCTTTGGCCCAATTGCCGGTATCGACGCGGTGTTCCTCATTGACCACGCCACATTGTTCATACCGGAGAACGGTACGACCGGAACGTTCACGACGGATTTCCGGATATCGGTTGATACGACGGAACTTCCAAACGTGGATACGGTCACGGTGCTCGACAACGGAACGGAACTCGAATGGGTGAACTTGAATGACATCACCGAACCCATGTCGGTGCATCGCGACACGCTGACTCTCACGACATCACGCTGGAACCCGGCGCCGCAGACGTATCGCTTCGCGCGTTCGGGCCCGTAGCCCGGTCTCCAGGAGCAGCGTCGTGAGCGAATGGTCGCTGTTGTGGGCGGGTCTCGCCGGTGCGGTCGTCGGCGGCGTGATCGCGTGGATGGCGGCGCGGTCGCGGTCGGCCGAAGCGCGTGCGCTGCTCGGTGAGCGCGAGCGCGAACGCAGCGCGCTCCTAACGGAAGCCGAGCGCGTGCGGAACGAGCTCGCGCACGCGCAGCAGGCGGCATCGACGTATCTGGCCGAGCGGGACGCGGAGCGCCGGCTGACGAGAGCGCTCGGAGAGCACACGGCGCAGACGGATGCGCGCGCGCGCGACGCCTTCGCCGCCCTCTCGGCCGACGCGCTGGTGGCGAACAGCCGTGCGCTGCTCGAGCCGCTGCAGGACGGCTTGTCGCGCGTGGACGAACAGCTTCAGTCGTTAGGCAGAGACCGGGCGGCCGGGAACGCGGAACTGCAGGAGCGGTTGCGGGCGATGGTGGAGGGCCAGCTGCAGCTCACCGAAGAAACGCAGCGGCTCGTGCACGCGCTCCGCACCCCGCATGTGCGCGGACAGTGGGGCGAGCTGCAGCTCCGGCGGGTGGTCGAGCTGGCAGGCATGCTCGAGCACTGCGATTTCGACCTGCAGCAGACGATTCGCGACGACGACGGCACGGTCCGGCCGGACCTCGTCGTGAGGCTGCCGGGCGACAAGAGGGTGGTCGTCGACGCGAAGACGCCGCTCGATGCGTTCGTCGGCGCCGCGGAAGCAACGGATGACGACCGTCGCTCGGCGCTCCTGGACAAGCACGCGAGGCAGCTGCGCGCGCAGGTCGAGATCCTTTCCCAGAAAAAGTACGGGGAGCGGATGACCGACGCTCTGCCTTTCGTGGTGATGTTCCTGCCCGGCGAGTCGATCTTGAGCGAGGCGTGCCAGCGCGATCCAGGGTTGCTCGAGTTCGCCGTTGCCCGCGGCGTGGTGCCTGCCACGCCGACTACGCTCGTCATGCTGCTCAAGTCGGCGCAGTACGGGTGGCAGCAGGAGCGCATCGCACGGAACGCGGCGGCGATTCGCGACGTGGGGAGCGAACTGTATCGCCGCATCGCGACGCTGGCCGAGCATTTCGCGCGCCTCCAGCGCGGGCTCACGGGCGCGGTGGAGGCGTACAACGACGCCGTCGGCTCACTCGAGTCGCGGGTGCTGAGCTCGGCGCGCCGGATGCACGGGTTAGGCGCAGCGGACGGGCAACCGGACATCGAACCGCTGGAACAGGTCGACGTGTTGCCGCGGCGTCCCTCGGCGCCGGAACTGGCGGCGGACTGACGTCGACGTATGCCACACTCCCTTCCCGTCGACATCCATCCGTCCAACTTTGCCTTCCCGCTCTACCTGGTCGGTGTCGGGATCGTCGCGCTGATTGGTTTTCTGCCAAGTACCATGCGCGCGCATGCCAGTCTCCGTTGGCCGCGCACGATTGGACGCGTTCGCTCCAACCAGGATGAGCTCGCGACGGTCGGCGAGCTCATTCCGGCGGTACCTGGCGCGATGGTCGAAGAAGAGCAAATGCCTGTAGTCGACTACGACTACATGGTAAACGGAAAGACCTTCCGCGGCTGCACGCTGTACGAGCCTGGCCCGGCGTCGCTGCTTCGCCTGATTCACGAGGACGAGCTGCGGCCGGGTCAGACGATCCCGGTCTCGTACGATCCGCGCGAACACTCGATCTCGGTCCTGTATCCGGGCGCGTCGCCATTTGCCTACCTCATCCTAGGCGCCGGGATCGCCATTTTGGTCGCCGGGCTAATCGCACTCGTTCGCGCCCTGTGACGAGGGTCGATCGGCGCGGGGTGAACGCTTGATCATTACGCCAACCCGCGCCAGCGCGAGCCAGCACGGCGTGACGCTTCGGCTGTACGCCGGCAGACGTTAGGCAGTAGCGGCGGTAGGCGGCCGGCCTCCGGTTTTGGCGTGACGGCGCCCACGGCGGCGCCGCCCGGGACCCCCTACGGCATCATCATGGAGTTTTTGCCTACAAAGTAGGCAAAAACTCTCCGATGCTGCTCGGACAGAGGTCTGCGGCGGCGGGCCGGCCGCCTCGACACGATGTGTCCCCCGCGCGATACTTCCCGGTCTCCAGGAAGCGCTCGCGCGATGACCGTCTCCTACGACAACAGCAAGGTCATCTTCGACGGCATCAAGGCCGCCGGGATCACGTCCATCTCCGCC is a genomic window containing:
- the rmuC gene encoding DNA recombination protein RmuC, encoding MSEWSLLWAGLAGAVVGGVIAWMAARSRSAEARALLGERERERSALLTEAERVRNELAHAQQAASTYLAERDAERRLTRALGEHTAQTDARARDAFAALSADALVANSRALLEPLQDGLSRVDEQLQSLGRDRAAGNAELQERLRAMVEGQLQLTEETQRLVHALRTPHVRGQWGELQLRRVVELAGMLEHCDFDLQQTIRDDDGTVRPDLVVRLPGDKRVVVDAKTPLDAFVGAAEATDDDRRSALLDKHARQLRAQVEILSQKKYGERMTDALPFVVMFLPGESILSEACQRDPGLLEFAVARGVVPATPTTLVMLLKSAQYGWQQERIARNAAAIRDVGSELYRRIATLAEHFARLQRGLTGAVEAYNDAVGSLESRVLSSARRMHGLGAADGQPDIEPLEQVDVLPRRPSAPELAAD
- a CDS encoding DUF3592 domain-containing protein, whose translation is MPHSLPVDIHPSNFAFPLYLVGVGIVALIGFLPSTMRAHASLRWPRTIGRVRSNQDELATVGELIPAVPGAMVEEEQMPVVDYDYMVNGKTFRGCTLYEPGPASLLRLIHEDELRPGQTIPVSYDPREHSISVLYPGASPFAYLILGAGIAILVAGLIALVRAL